GTATGAACGAATTGTTCTCACGACTTAACAAGCAAGCATTTTTGAGATCGTGAAAAATGGTTGTATGCTTCATACATATCAAATTTTGGTTATTTTCGAGGAAAGACTTTGTATAATTTTTTGAATTGTTGATTTACTAATTTCTGTTTTCATTACACTAATTGCAAATCGAATCTTCCATTTATTTCAATTTGGTACTTGCTATTGGTGACTCTTGTTTTACAtattcaaagcatgtcatcacGATCTATATTGGGCCAATTGTGTGCTCCCATTAGGCATGACTTGGCACTTGGGAAGTTTAGTGAGTTATTTGGACATTGAATTTTTTCGGTCTAGTTTGGATTAAAGTCCAGTAATTGATCTGAAGTTGGAAATTAAGGAGCGGGGTTAGATCTTGTTGAACCTCATTTGTCTCTGaaggaatttttatgaaaaaactCTGCCGTTTGTTTTATCAACCTATTTGTTCAACTACGAGTTACTTGGCACATTATTAGTACTTTCTGCTTTTTTTCTCGGTCCTTAATAATTGTTCAAAGATGGTGAATCCTTACTGCCAGAATGGATTATTTTAGTCTATTTTAGATTTGGTATGTTGGCATAGCATGTTTTCATGACTTTGGATCAAGAACATATTCTTACCTATTGGATGATAATTGTTTATAGTGTTGTATTTGACATCTTAATTGTCTAATTTATGAACAAACTGTCTAAAATTTGTACTCTTTGAGTGTATGCAATGGTATTCTTATGAAATACCtgaattttgtttttgtttgtaGTTTCTGTCCTATTAATTTGATGTTTTGTGTTACAATAGGTAACGTTCTTTCCCTGAAGAACAGCCTAAATTTGAGTCCAGATATTCCTGAGGTTTCACAGGAGAAATTGCTTTCACTTGTTGCTGAGCGGTTGATTGATTCAAACAGTAACATTGAAGTAAACACATTTGGTGCATTCTTATCTTATCCATTTATTAACATTGACAAATTGTATACATATTATTCTTTTGGTTATGTTTACATCGCTTTACAAAACTTAAGCGATCATTTTTTAGGTTTTcctttctgaatttgattggtTTGACCTTGCTAACTGTTCGGCAGAACAAAGATACTGGCTATGTTGAAAATCAACAACAGAACATTGCAGATGCAATTGATTTACTTCCTAGACTGACAACTGGAATTGAtgtgaatttaaaatttaggaGGTAGAATAGTTCTTATTATCTTTTTATTATTCGTCAAAGATTACATTCCACTATTATATGTTAGAGGTTATGTTGGCGGTGGTCCTGGTGCACTCATTTAATATGCATAATATTGAAAGAAAAATACTATTTTCGTATCTATTTTGATTTGAACGAGAGTATCCTTTGTTTATCATTGTAAATTTGACGGGCAAATGTTGTATTTTGCAGAATTGATGATTTCGAGTTTACCCGAGAGTGTGCAATATTTGATTTGTTGGATATTCCACTCTATCATGGATGGATTGTTGATCCACAGGTATGCATCTTGTGCCACACCAATCAACAACAGTGATATTTAACTTTTGAGTATTAAATACTTCCACTGTTATTTTCTTAGTTGAGTTTTATCATCTTATTCACTTCCATTCtcctgaggcattttatgttcTGTATCATTCGGTTAATAAGTGTTTTAATGGCggtggaaaatattttgcaATTATGGCTTTTCAGAGATTACATATACTTATTTTCTCTGTCTTGGTCATCTATAATGCTGTGTATTTTTGTATGCATCGGAGCTCCAGATTGATAAATAACATTTGATGTATTTGGTTTACTTAAGTGTGCTGCTTGGAAGCAGCCTTCTCAATTTTATAGTCAATGATTCTAGACTCAAAGAAAAATGAACAAGGCTATTAACAGAGCAAAGCTCTAAAGTTGATTTTTAGCCTGCACTCAATCTTTAGATTTTTTTCTCCCATAGCCTGTATCTTCCCTTTTCTCCTCCTTGCACAGTTTCTCTCACGATGATCCAAAAGGCATGCAGTAAATCAAGATCCATAAAACTAGTCTGAGAGTAATGTGTTTTAATGATCTTCATTGACTTAACCATGTTTGAATGCAAACTATGCTTTGAGTGGAACCTCTGCTTTAAAATCTTGGGTTTTGTATTGGGTGATTTCTCTCATTCCAAAGGTGATATAGTGTGAAGATTCGTTGTATTAGTTTAGGTGCCAACCTACTATGCGTAATTGCATCACAGAGATGCAATGTCGAGGAGTATTGTAATTGGCAAAGGGCGACTTGGGACTCAGacatgaaattttatggttatattaattaattattcttTTAAGTGATGCCAAAATTAATGGATATTTTCAAATTCTGAGCAATTTCATTTTGTTGCATGATTGAGTTGACTCGTGTTCAATCCCAGAAGCTTTCCCTTTAATGGTATGAGATTAAAATGTTTGAAGTGTAATATCTGAATGTAGGTATATGAATCTAAATTAACTCAAATGAATGATGCATAGCTCAGAATATCCAAACACGAAAAACTTGATTTTCTGCCAGGCCGAGTTGAACGGTAAAACGAGTAATATGCAACGATGTTGTTCCCCATCCAGAGACCTAAAAAATCAATGAAGTCATACCAGGGAATATCGGGATCTGAAAATACGTAGGCGTAGCAAAGAAAGAACGTGGCCGAGTTGTTCGACCATTTGTATTTTTATAGTGTTTCTTGTTTGTTAAAACTTAGTTTTTCTTGCCAAGCTAATTATTCTATTCAAACACGTTATATCTCAAACATTCTTTCCTTTAATAAAGTGATTGGCAAAGAAAAACATATATTATGCACTAAAAGTCAACCTTGTCAACAAAACTAGAATGTCAAGTGGTTTGAAAAAGTGactgaaatattttgatttgtGGTTCGCATGAATACACAGTTCTTACAACCATTTTTCTTTTGGACGTTAAATATTTATTGGATGCCAAAATTGTATTAATTGGCGGATGATAGAGGAGTACATGTGAATCTGATTATTGATTCAAGGTCTTCAAATGTCAAGAACACAGTTTCAGAAGAAAATGTTTTGGTGATATTTTCATTAGAATTAAGGTGGAGTGTAAAAGTAGTGACAGTTGTGGTTCTTTGGTTTTTGGATATCTTTTAATGATGTTAGTCGGATGCTGAAACTTAGTAATCTCTCCTGGTATGGTGTAATGGCATCTGGCTGTGCTTATACCGTGCTTCAAAATCTCAGGCACACCGTGCTTATATTTTAATGATGGTTTCTTCTGTTGATGTGTTTCAGTACCATGAAACTGCTGATGCTATTGGTTCAAAATCATATAACTTTCTCATGGGTGAGCTTGTTTCATTAGACACACAAACTTTGGAGAAgaatgatgagaaaaggaaTCAAGAAGGTGATAGTGTTGATTTTGTGGCTGCAACCACTGAAACTCTTGGAGTGCCTTCACCTTGTCTTTCCCGAGGCCAATCCTTTAATAATTCTCCTCATAGATCAAAAAAAGGAGACATTGAGGAAGATAGTGTTGATTTTGTGGCTGCAACCACTGCAACTCTTGGAGTGCCTTCACCTTGTCTTTCCCGAGGCCAATCCTTTAATAATTCTCCTCATAGATCAAAAAAAGGAGACATTGAGGAAGAAGCGGAGCTCCTCAGAGTCCTCAAGTTGTCAGAGGCCGAAACTTCATATCCACCCGTTGGTGGTGGTGTTACTGATGTAAATTTCCCTGATATTGTACAAATTGATAAATCTGAACTGGCAACACATTCAGAAGCATTGGAAAAAAATGTTACGGGTCTTGTAAAGACAGGGACATCAATGTCAGATAATATCAGCATTCTGAACAATGACATTGTAGATCTAAAACACCCTGAAGCAGTTTCATTGGAAACTGATTGTTCAATCTCAAATGCTTATCCCCAAAACTTCTGTACTCAACCTACTCTTGAAGAATCTACTAGACATTACGAAAATGTGGCTGAAAACACTGGTTCTGGAGCTGATAATGAAAATGTTCATTCTGTTTCATTTAAACAAGATCCTTCGTCTGTCTCTGATAGCTTTCGAGATAAATCCAGGAGTGAGCATGCTCAGAGTGACTTCACTTCCACTGCTGGCTCAGAGGAACCAAGAGAGAATCAAAATGGTTTTAAAGCAGGAGATTCTTCTAGCGTGTTGACCACCACCATTGTTATGGATTCATCTAGCAGCATTTTGCATGGCGGGGATGAGCCTAATGTATTTATTCCAAGTGTCGACGGTGGTGAACCCATTTATGAAGGTGAAGAACGCATATTGAAGCCAGAAATTGTTGTTTATGAAAATCGAGAACCTGTTTATGAAGGTGAAGTGATTCTTGCAGAGCAATTGGATAAAGATGGTTTGGATGGCAGTGACCTTAACAGCAAAGACAGAATATCTATAAGACAAGGTGAGACTGCCCCAACTGAATGAAAACATCGATTAATTAGTGTTCAACCTGGTTTATTTGTTCCACTGGAAAAAGTGACACTGTCATTctcgtttaattattttaattcttAAAGATGTAGTATGTCTTTGTTAATTCATCTTGTcgttttgtattgattcattAGGGGAACTGATCCAGAAGTTTATGAAGAACAGCGCTAGTCAGTTGACTAAATATGGGTATGTTTGTTTGCTGTGTTGCCCCATGGCTTAGAAGATTAGTTT
This window of the Primulina tabacum isolate GXHZ01 chromosome 4, ASM2559414v2, whole genome shotgun sequence genome carries:
- the LOC142542855 gene encoding uncharacterized protein LOC142542855 isoform X1; this encodes MDSSSSSSAAAQPLPDDEAKRGEHEKEMVHRTKVVQFLGRTTPIILQNDNGPCPLLAICNVLSLKNSLNLSPDIPEVSQEKLLSLVAERLIDSNSNIENKDTGYVENQQQNIADAIDLLPRLTTGIDVNLKFRRIDDFEFTRECAIFDLLDIPLYHGWIVDPQYHETADAIGSKSYNFLMGELVSLDTQTLEKNDEKRNQEGDSVDFVAATTETLGVPSPCLSRGQSFNNSPHRSKKGDIEEDSVDFVAATTATLGVPSPCLSRGQSFNNSPHRSKKGDIEEEAELLRVLKLSEAETSYPPVGGGVTDVNFPDIVQIDKSELATHSEALEKNVTGLVKTGTSMSDNISILNNDIVDLKHPEAVSLETDCSISNAYPQNFCTQPTLEESTRHYENVAENTGSGADNENVHSVSFKQDPSSVSDSFRDKSRSEHAQSDFTSTAGSEEPRENQNGFKAGDSSSVLTTTIVMDSSSSILHGGDEPNVFIPSVDGGEPIYEGEERILKPEIVVYENREPVYEGEVILAEQLDKDGLDGSDLNSKDRISIRQGELIQKFMKNSASQLTKYGLFCLQDKVKERELCVFFRNNHFNTMFKYEGELYILATDQGYINQPDLVWEKLNEVNGDTVFMTGNFKVFKVDDNSNSTWDEQNAMSTTADYLVGIDSTPREHSSFNSDLQLAMALQQQEFEQPQHDVQQSAVSGSSRMVTGPQVPRSSGKYTTSSSKQESKSKVKCIVM
- the LOC142542855 gene encoding uncharacterized protein LOC142542855 isoform X2 — its product is MDSSSSSSAAAQPLPDDEAKRGEHEKEMVHRTKVVQFLGRTTPIILQNDNGPCPLLAICNVLSLKNSLNLSPDIPEVSQEKLLSLVAERLIDSNSNIENKDTGYVENQQQNIADAIDLLPRLTTGIDVNLKFRRIDDFEFTRECAIFDLLDIPLYHGWIVDPQYHETADAIGSKSYNFLMGELVSLDTQTLEKNDEKRNQEGDSVDFVAATTETLGVPSPCLSRGQSFNNSPHRSKKGDIEEDSVDFVAATTATLGVPSPCLSRGQSFNNSPHRSKKGDIEEEAELLRVLKLSEAETSYPPVGGGVTDVNFPDIVQIDKSELATHSEALEKNVTGLVKTGTSMSDNISILNNDIVDLKHPEAVSLETDCSISNAYPQNFCTQPTLEESTRHYENVAENTGSGADNENVHSVSFKQDPSSVSDSFRDKSRSEHAQSDFTSTAGSEEPRENQNGFKAGDSSSVLTTTIVMDSSSSILHGGDEPNVFIPSVDGGEPIYEEQLDKDGLDGSDLNSKDRISIRQGELIQKFMKNSASQLTKYGLFCLQDKVKERELCVFFRNNHFNTMFKYEGELYILATDQGYINQPDLVWEKLNEVNGDTVFMTGNFKVFKVDDNSNSTWDEQNAMSTTADYLVGIDSTPREHSSFNSDLQLAMALQQQEFEQPQHDVQQSAVSGSSRMVTGPQVPRSSGKYTTSSSKQESKSKVKCIVM